Genomic segment of Pseudomonadota bacterium:
CTCAAGCATCGTTCTGCCTGTATTGGCGAAGATACGGGGAAGTAGAGCCGTGGCGTTGTGAGCAGGCAGAAAGGCTCTCAGCTGCAGCGCTGCAAAGCGGCGGTCACGGCTCGGGATAAGCCCAAAGAGATAGCCTAGGCAGGCCCCGAGGACGCTACGAAGGCTAAGGGGCAGCAGCCCTATAACCCTGAGTAGGGCCAGTAACGCGCGACCGCTAAACGGATCTGTTTGTGCTAGCACCCGTTCCGGCGCGTGTTTACTCTGTTCGTAACTATTCAGCATATTCCAGAGATATTCGCATACGGTAATGACACTCAATAGCCCCTAAGGGGCCGATTTGCTCCGCAAATCGGGGGGGTGAAAACATTAACTGGTCACAAAATCTGCCGTCCCCGATCAGGGGACGACCAATAGAATTACCTATGAAACTTCGCCGTAATCTAAGTAGCTTGAATCGCGACATTAAACTACTGTGACCAGTTTGCTCTGTTCTAAAGGGGCGTCGACCATTGTGCGTCATCATCCTTTGGTAGCGTATTACGGATTCCTTGCAGTAGAAGGAAGTCCGAGACCCGATCGTTTACGAGTAGTCCAGCAAAGACCCCCTCACGTGTTACGACTATAACCGAGCTGCCGGTCTCCTCAAGTATCGCAATCGCATCTGAGAGTGGAGCAACGGCCTCTACGCTTGGAATTGAGCGGGTGACGATAGCTGAAACGTATTCATCGGGCTTGGTGGCGGCGTGGTCCAGAATATCATCTCGAAATAGGATTCCGACCAGTTCATCTCCGTTCATAATCGGATAGAGCGGCTCAAGTGAGGTCAGCGCTATACGGAGCGCCTTTGAGATAGTTGTGCCGTGTGGGAGTGACTCCAAACGGGCCTGTGGAACCATCACATCGGCTGCGGTAAAGGCCACCGCGATGGTGCGACCCTCGGCCCGTACGTGCTCCTGTACCGCTCCGACAAAGATGATAAAGGCAACTACAAAGAGTAGCGGTTGCGCGATCTGAAAGGCAACGATAGCAAGGATTAGGCAGATAAACTTACTGATACGGGCAGCTACCATAGTCGGCTGGCTGACATTAATAAGCGCTAAGATAGCGCGCAGCACCCGGCCACCATCCATCGGGAGAGCCGGCAGGAGATTAAAGAGAGCCAAGCCGATATTGGTTAGAAAGAGCCGTTCGCGAAAGCCGAGCGCCACATCCTTGATAGCGTCAGCTTGCGGCAGCTCAATAAATGGATAGAGGGCGGCAGCGATAACGACGTTAACTAACGGTCCGGCTATGGCGATGGCAAGCTCTGCGCGTGCCGTTGGTTGAGCGAGGATCGCAGCGATCCCACCGAATGGATAAAGGGTAATATCCCTTGTTTTAATTCCAAAGCGTTTAGCAACTAGGCAGTGCCCAAGCTCGTGCGCTAGCACGCATCCGAATACAGCTCCGATAAAGAGCGCCTCTCTAATGGGATCGAGCACCCCACTGGCGAATATAAGCCAGGCAAATAGAACCAGAAATGTAACGTGGACCCGAATGGCTATGCCAGCTACTGAGCCTACTTCGAGCGCCCACCCCGAGCGATTTTGATTCACTTGCCACCCCTATATGCTGGATTCTACACTAAAATCGGGCTAAATAATACCGTATAGCAGGGCGTACAACCGATTGGAGTTGCATTGTTCTAAGGATTCGAAGCATATGAGCAAACAGAGAGTTGGTATTGTAGGACTTGGTTACGTTGGATTGCCGGTGACGCTCGCCTTGGGGCGCGCCTTTCCCGGTACAGTCGGCTTCGATATCAATCAATTAAAGGTTAACCAACTGCTAGCAGGGAAGGACCCAACCTCAGAGGGGTTGGAGACTGAGATCCGCGCCTCAACTGTAGTTTTTACTACCGACCCAACTAAGCTCTCCGAATGTGATCTGATTATCGTTGCGGTGCCGACACCTATCGACGAGAACCGACAACCGGATCTCTCGGCGCTGATTAGCGCCAGTATTACCGTGGGCAGAAACCTTAAGCGCGGAGCGGTGGTAGTATATGAGTCAACCGTATACCCAGGTGTAACGGAGGAGATCTGTGGTCCGGTGCTCGAACGGGAATCTGGGCTAAAGCGCGGCGTAGATCTCTTTCTCGGTTACTCACCCGAGCGCATTAATCCGGGAGATAAGGAGCACACCCTTGAGCGTATCGTTAAGGTAATAGCCGGAGAGGATGAGAAAACTACGGAATACATCGCGCAGGTTTATGGAGCCGTAGTTAAAGCGGGATTGCACCGCGCTACTTCAATTCGTGTAGCAGAGGCGGCCAAGGTTATCGAAAACACTCAGCGCGATCTTAATATCGCCCTTATGAACGAACTGGCGTTGATCTTTGATCGCATGGGGATCTGCACACAGGAGGTGCTCGAAGCGGCCGGCACAAAGTGGAACTTTCTTAAATTCTCGCCAGGTCTTGTGGGGGGACACTGTATCGGGGTCGATCCGTATTATCTGACGGCTAAGGCGCAGCAGTTGGGATATAATCCGCAGGTTATCCTTGCAGGACGACGCATCAACGACGAGATGGGACGCTTCATCGCACAGAGAACAGTAAAGCTTATGACCAACGCCGGAATTGCTTTAAAGGGAGCCAGGGTCGGCATCGTCGGAGTGACCTTTAAGGAGAACGTAACCGATACCCGTAATAGTCGTGTGCCAGACATCGCATATGAGCTAGCAGAGTTCGGGATTGAGCCGATCCTTTATGATCCGTTGGCAGATGGGGAGGTTTTTCGTGAGGAGTACGACCTTGAACTCTCTCCACGCAGCGCCCTGCAGGGGGTGCAGGGCCTGGTACTCGCCGTTGGGCACAATGAGATTACTAAGTCACTTAGCTCATTAGTGGAGCTTGTTGCTCCTGGCGGAGTCTTAGTCGACATTAAATCTCTAATGCGGCATGAATCTATTCCCGCACATCTTTCCTACTGGAGCCTGTAATTATGAACGTAGCTTGCACGGCTAATCGAGTGTGGCTTGTAACTGGAGCTGCTGGATTTATCGGGTCGCACCTGACTGAGCGCTTACTGAGCATGGGGCAAAGAGTAGTTGCGATCGACAACCTCTCTACCGGCAAGCGAGATAATATTGAGAAGGTGCGGGCCTTGGTTGGAGAGCAGCGATCAGAGTTGCTGACCTTTCTAGAGCAGGATATCTGTGATCGCGCAGGGCTACTGGCGCTGGTCGCACAGTATAAGCCGGAGGTTGTCTTGCACCAGGCGGCGCTCGGATCTGTACCGCGCTCTATCGCCGATCCTTTGGCCTCACATCAGGCCAACGTAGATGGATTCGTTAATATGCTAGAAGCGGCCCGTCTTAACGGCGTTAAACGTTTTGTGTATGCATCCTCAAGCGCCGTCTACGGGGATATTAAGGATGGAGTAAAGGTGGAGGCATCCATTGGGAACTGCCTCTCGCCCTACGCCGTAACCAAGCGCGCTAATGAGCTCTACGCCCAGGTGTACGGGAGATCTTACAGTATGGAGACGGTTGGGCTGCGCTACTTTAACGTCTTCGGCCCAAGGCAGGATCCTAACGGTCAGTACGCTGCGGTTATTCCGCGTTGGCTGGCAGCTATGTCGAGGCGTGAGCCGGTAACTATCTTCGGTGATGGAACGACCTCACGTGATTTCTGTTATATAGACAATATAGTGCAGGCGAATCTCCTTGCGGCATCGGTATCGGAGCAGAGCGAGGTAATTAACGGGGTAGTTAATATCGCATGCGGAGCAACTACATCCTTAAGGCAGCTTGAGGAGTTGTTACGAGAGGAGATCGCAAAGCTTCAAGGAATTAATCCCGCAGACATTCCAGGTGCCATAATGGAGCCCTTCCGCCAGGGTGATATTAAAAGTTCCCTGGCTAATATCTCGCTTGCTGAGCAAGCGCTTGGTTACCATCCAACGCACTCGGTTAGGGACGGAATAAGGGAGTTGGTGAGGGTCGAGGGGGGCGCTATCTGCCTTAATTAATGCCAGTCAATCGCAGTAATATTAGATAGTTAGCTACTGTTCGCATACTCTCCCTTTTGCATAACTCCCAGTTCTTTGATACGATCAGTTAGACGTTTTGGACTCAAAGCGTTGACTTATTTTCTTTTGGTTACGACCACGTTCCTTAAGGGCTTTTTTCCTAGAGGGTAATTTGTGAACGGTACTACTGGTACTTTAAAGAAACCGCTTGAATCATCTGACGATAAGATTGCGGCAATCTCTCCATTTAATAATCCTACAGTTGCTTTTGCGCTCGTATCGGAGGGTGATATCGAGGGCTTTACCCTGCATCCCCTTGAGGAGCAGGCCCTTGGGGAGGCCGTTTCTCAGAAACGGAGAAAA
This window contains:
- a CDS encoding SDR family oxidoreductase, with amino-acid sequence MNVACTANRVWLVTGAAGFIGSHLTERLLSMGQRVVAIDNLSTGKRDNIEKVRALVGEQRSELLTFLEQDICDRAGLLALVAQYKPEVVLHQAALGSVPRSIADPLASHQANVDGFVNMLEAARLNGVKRFVYASSSAVYGDIKDGVKVEASIGNCLSPYAVTKRANELYAQVYGRSYSMETVGLRYFNVFGPRQDPNGQYAAVIPRWLAAMSRREPVTIFGDGTTSRDFCYIDNIVQANLLAASVSEQSEVINGVVNIACGATTSLRQLEELLREEIAKLQGINPADIPGAIMEPFRQGDIKSSLANISLAEQALGYHPTHSVRDGIRELVRVEGGAICLN
- a CDS encoding site-2 protease family protein, whose product is MNQNRSGWALEVGSVAGIAIRVHVTFLVLFAWLIFASGVLDPIREALFIGAVFGCVLAHELGHCLVAKRFGIKTRDITLYPFGGIAAILAQPTARAELAIAIAGPLVNVVIAAALYPFIELPQADAIKDVALGFRERLFLTNIGLALFNLLPALPMDGGRVLRAILALINVSQPTMVAARISKFICLILAIVAFQIAQPLLFVVAFIIFVGAVQEHVRAEGRTIAVAFTAADVMVPQARLESLPHGTTISKALRIALTSLEPLYPIMNGDELVGILFRDDILDHAATKPDEYVSAIVTRSIPSVEAVAPLSDAIAILEETGSSVIVVTREGVFAGLLVNDRVSDFLLLQGIRNTLPKDDDAQWSTPL
- a CDS encoding nucleotide sugar dehydrogenase, with the protein product MSKQRVGIVGLGYVGLPVTLALGRAFPGTVGFDINQLKVNQLLAGKDPTSEGLETEIRASTVVFTTDPTKLSECDLIIVAVPTPIDENRQPDLSALISASITVGRNLKRGAVVVYESTVYPGVTEEICGPVLERESGLKRGVDLFLGYSPERINPGDKEHTLERIVKVIAGEDEKTTEYIAQVYGAVVKAGLHRATSIRVAEAAKVIENTQRDLNIALMNELALIFDRMGICTQEVLEAAGTKWNFLKFSPGLVGGHCIGVDPYYLTAKAQQLGYNPQVILAGRRINDEMGRFIAQRTVKLMTNAGIALKGARVGIVGVTFKENVTDTRNSRVPDIAYELAEFGIEPILYDPLADGEVFREEYDLELSPRSALQGVQGLVLAVGHNEITKSLSSLVELVAPGGVLVDIKSLMRHESIPAHLSYWSL